The Bradyrhizobium guangxiense genomic sequence CTTCAGTGAGATGGTGCTGCAGGCGATCGATCCATTCAGGCGACACCGCATCGATGGCGTGATCGACAATGGTGGGCTCGATCAGGCGCCGCGCCTCGAACACTTCGCGGGCGTCGGCCGGCGTCGGCCGTGCGACGAAGGCGCCGCGGTTCTTCTCGATGTTGACGATGCCCTCATGCGCGAGCTGCTGCAGCGCGGTGCGCACCAGCGTTCGGCTCGCGCCGTAGATCTCGCCGATCTCGTCCTCGCCGAGCTTGGTGCCCGGCAGCAACCGATGCTCCAGGATCGCTGCGGTCACACCCTCCCGGATGCGGCTGACGCGATCACTCGCATCTGGCGCGTCGGATTTGGGGCGGGACTTGGCAGCCATTAGGTCGAGGCGTGGTTTGAGGACTCGATCGACGACGTTCGCCACGAATGTTAGTCGACGAGCTGTATCCAATCACAGGCGAAACTTTATACAATCTTCGCCCGTTTTGTGTGCAGACGACTGAACATGGGAGGCGCGCAACGAAGGCGCCGGATTCGATCTAACGATCTGACTCCGCTGCACAGTTTCGGAGTTCGGCCGGCCAGGAGGCGGTTGGCACGGAGCTTGCGGAGAGAGCGGTAGCACCGCCCCTCCTTGGACACGCCATGGCCACTCCCGCTGCCCTCGAACTGGTCGCCGTCACCAAGCGCTATGACACGACGCTGGCAGTCGACGCCGTCAATCTGAAGATCCCGGCCGGCACCTATTGCTGCCTGCTCGGCCCCTCCGGCTGCGGCAAGACCTCGACCTTGCGGATGATCGCGGGCCACGAGGCGGTCAGCGAAGGCGACATCATCCTCGGCGCGCAGAACGTCACCGACCTGCCGCCCGCCGAGCGCGGCACGGCGATGATGTTCCAGTCCTACGCGCTGTTCCCGCACCTCTCCGTGCTCGACAACGTCGCCTTCGCCCTGAAGATGCGCGGCATCGACAAGCCGACGCGCCACAAGCGCGCAGGCGAGTTGCTCGAACTGGTGGCGATGAGCCAATATGCGGCCCGCCTGCCCGCGCAGCTCTCCGGCGGCCAGCAGCAGCGCGTCGCGCTCGCCCGTGCGCTGATCACCGAGCCGCAGATCCTCTTGCTCGACGAGCCGTTGTCGGCGCTCGATCCGTTCCTGCGGGTCAAGATGCGCGGCGAACTGAAGCGGCTGCAGCGCGAGCTCGGCATCAGCTTCATCCAGGTCACTCACGGCCAGGAAGAGGCGATGGCGCTCGCCGACCACATCGTGGTGATGAACCACGGCAAGATCGAGCAGCAGGGCACGGCCCGCGACATCTTCCACCATCCCCGCACCGAGTTCGTGGCCCGCTTCATCGGCGGCCACAACGTCCTCAGCGACGCCGGCAAACTCATCGCCGTACGCGCCGATCAGCTCGGCATCGTGCCGTTCGCTGACGGCGCGTTCGGCGCGCCGGCGCTGCTGACCCAGACCGAGTACCAGGGCTCCTACATCGCCGTCTCGCTCACGCTCGACGACGGCACTGCCCTGTTCTCCCACCTTCCCGAAGCCACGTTCGACGTCCACCCGTTCCGTCCGGGCGATCGCGTGCTGGCCACCTGGGATCCCGCCAAGGCGCAACGCCTGCAATAGCGTCCGTCACGACAGAGAATGCGCAACACAGAGGAGTGAGCGAAATGACCGAGACGACCAGGACAAAAGGCGTCAGCCGCCGCACGCTATTGAAGGGCACCGCGGGTCTCGCCGGCCTTGCCGCCGGCTCCGGCGCCATCACCGGCTTTCCCTATGTGAAGTCGGCCGATGCGAAGGTGCTGCGCTATCTCGGCACCGCCGTGAACGAGGGCGACGACATCTCCAAGCAGTGCCTGAAGGACACCGGCATCAAGATCGAATACATCACCGCGACCACCGACGACGTCACCAAGCGCGTGATGACCCAGCCGAACTCCTTCGACGTGCTGGACACCGAATATTTCTCGCTGAAGAAGCTGGTGCCGTCGGGCAACATCCTTGCGCTCGATGCCAAGAAGATCAAGGAATTCGACAACATCACGCCCGTCTTCACCAAGGGTGAGACGCCCGGCGGCAAGAAGATCGGCGGCCAGGGCACCGCGCCCTGGAAGGTGCTCTATCTCGAGGGCAAGGACTCCAAGAAGTTCGCGACGTCGGCGACCGAATTCGTCACGCTGATCCCGACCGTCTACAACGCCGACACGCTCGGCATCCGCCCCGACCTGATCAAGCGTCCGATCAGCACCTGGGCCGAGCTGCTCAATCCCGAATTCAAGGGCAAGGCCTCGATCCTCAACATCCCCTCGATCGGCATCATGGACGCCGCGATGGTCGTGGAAGCCACCGGCAAGTACAAATACGCCGACAAGGGCAACATGACCAAGGAAGAGATCGATCTCACCATGAAGGTGATGACGGAAGCCAAGAAGGCCGGCCAGTTCCGCGCCTTCTGGAAGGATTTCAACGAGAGCGTCAACCTGATGGCGTCGGGCGAGACCGTGATCCAGTCGATGTGGTCGCCGGCGGTGACCAAGGTGCGCTCGATGGGCATCCCCTGCACGTTCCAGCCGCTCAAGGAAGGCTATCGCTCGTGGGCCTCGGGCTTCTGCGTCTCCAAGGGCGTGTCGGGTGCCAAGCTCGAATGGGCCTATGAGTTCGTGAACTGGTTCCTGTCCGGCTATGCCGGCGCCTATCTGAACCGCCAGGGCTATTACTCCGCCGTGCTCCCGACCGCGAAGGCGCACATGGAGCCTTACGAATGGGCGTACTGGATGGAAGGCAAGCCGGCCGAGAAGGACATCAAGGCGCCCGACGGCTCGCTGCTGGAGAAGGCCGGCGCGGTGCGTGACGGCGGCTCCTACGAGGACCGCATGGGCGGCGTCGCGTGCTGGAACGCGGTGATGGACGAGAACGACTACATGGTCCGCAAATGGAATGAGTTCATCGCGGCGTAATGGACATGTCGGAAGAAGTCCTGCAACAGGCATCCCCGGGCCTGATCCCGGGGTCGGGCACGGCGCGCGCGGCAAAGCCGACGCGCCTGTCGCCGTCCTTCATCTCCTGGCTCCAGGCCGGGCCGATGATGCTGGTGTTTCTCGCCTTCTTCCTCATTCCGCTCGTCTTCGTCGTCATCGTCTCGTTCTGGGACTACAACGAATATCAGCTGCTGCCGGCTCTCTCCGGCCGCGGCTACACCGACACGTTCGAAGGCTGCATCGCGCAGCTCCCCGATCTCTGCACCATCGCCAAGACCTACCTGAAGACGCTGAAGCTGTGCTTCCTGGTCTGGGCGATCACCCTCTTCATCGGCTTCTGGGTCGCCTATTTCCTTGCCTTCCACGTCAAGTCCAAGACCTGGCAGATGGGATTGTCGCTGCTCTGCACGATTCCGTTCTGGACCTCCAACGTGATCCGCATGATCGCCTGGATTCCGCTGCTCGGCCGCAACGGGCTGGTGAACTCCGGCCTCACCAAAGCGGGGCTGATCAATCACCCGATCGAGTGGCTGCTGTTCTCCGAATTCTCGGTGGTGCTGGCGCTGGTGCACCTCTTCACCTTCTTCATGGTGGTGCCGATCTTCAATTCGATGGTGCGCATCGACAAATCGCTGATCGAGGCCGCCTATGACGCCGGCGCCACCGGCTTCCAGACGCTGGTCAACGTTATCATACCGCTCGCCAAGCCGGGCATCGTGATCGGCTCGATCTTCGTCATCACTATCGTGATGGGCGACTTCATCACCATCGGCGTGATGGGCGGCCAGCAGATCGCCGCCGCCGGCAAGATCATCGAGACGCGCGTGAACGCGCTGCAATTCCCGGCCGCGGCAGCGAACGCGGTGATCCTGCTCGCCATCACCTTCCTGATCATCACCATGATGTCGCGCATCGTCGACATCAAGAAGGAGCTCTAGAGCATGAAGGAAGGACGGCCGCGCTCTTTCTACGTGCTCGCGATCTTCTTCGCGGCCTACGTGCTGTTTCTCTACGGGCCAATGATCGCGATCTACGTGCTGTCGTTCCAGGGGCCGCAGGGCGGCCTCACCTTCCCTATGAACGGCGTGTCGACCTTCTGGATCGCGAAGCTGTTCCAGGGCACCGGCATCGTCGATCTCGGCGCGGCCTTCCGCCGCTCGCTGCTGCTCGGCGTCATCGTGATGATCGTCACCGTCGTGCTGTCGGTCGCTGCCGGCATGGCCTTCCGCAGAAAATTCAAGGCGCAGAGCATCCTGTTCTACTCGGCGATCGCCAGCCTGATCGTGCCCTCGATCATTACCTCACTCGGCATCTCGCTCGAGTTCCGCATCATCGACGACCTGATCAAGGCGCATTGGAACGAGAATTTCGAGACGTCGATGGGCCTGCTCACCTCGGGCTTGGGGGCGCATCTGACCTGGACGCTGCCGTTCGGCCTGCTCATCATGTTCGCGATCTTCAATCGCTTCGACCCGCGCCTGGAGGAAGCCGCGCGCGATCTCGGCGCCACACCGTGGCAGACGTTCCGCCATGTCGTGCTGCCGATCATCCTGCCCTCCGTGATCGGGATCGGCCTGTTCGGCTTTACGCTGTCCTGGGACGAGCTTGCCCGTTCCAGCCAGGCGATCGGGGCGGTGAACACGTTGCCGCTCGATCTGCAGGGCCTGACCACGACAGTGACGAACCCCGACATCTATGCGCTCGGCACCGTGATCTCTGCGGTCTCGTTCACGGTGATCACCCTTGCGCTCGGCACCATCCACATGCTCAACAAGCGGCAGGCGGCCAAGGGCTCGGACGCCGGCCAAGGACTCGTCTAATAACGTGCTTGTCTGAGAAAGGACTTTGTCTGGACCGATGCGGCTGCACGTCGTCAATCCCAACACCACCGCATCCATGACGGCGAAGATCGCCGCCGCGGCGCGCGCGGTCGCCCTGCCCGGCACGGTGATCGATGCGCGGCAGCCGACGATGGGCCCGGTCTCGATCGAGGGATTTTACGACGAAGCCTTCGCCGTGCCCGGCATGCTCGGCTGCATCCGCGAGGCCGATCGCGACGGTGCGGAGGCTCACATCATCGCCTGCTTCGACGACACCGGCTTGGATGCCGCCCGCGCCGTGGCGAAAGTGCCGGTGATCGGCATTGGCGAAGCCGGCTTCCACATGGCGAGCCTGATCGCGGCGCGCTTTGCCGTGGTGACGACACTCGGTGTCTCGATCGTCCCGATCGAGCATAATCTGAAGAAATACGGCCTCGCCGATCGCTGCGCCCGCGTCCGAGCTGCCGAGGTGCCGGTTCTGGCGCTGGAAGAGCGCAACACGGATGCGCTTGCGAAGATCGCCGCGGAGATCACCGCCGCCATCCGCGACGATCGCACGGAGGCGATCGTGCTCGGATGCGCCGGCATGGCCGATCTCGCAAGCGAGCTTGCCGCCGCGCACGGCCTGCCCGTGATCGACGGCGTCGCGGCCGCGGTGACGCTGGCGGAATCACTGGTGCGGCTGGGGCTGAAGACATCGCGGCTCGGGCCCTACGCGGCGCCGCGGTCGAAGACCTATTCCGGACCGTTCTCGCCGTTTCAGCCGGACACCTGATCACCTCGCTTTCGGGCGGCGTTCCCTCAACGCCGAGCGCTGGCGCCCGATGCATCCCAGGGCCACGCAGAGGATGCGGGATGCGGCGAGGACGCCAAGACCCCGGACGTCGGCATCGGGCACCAATTCCACGAGGTCAAAACCCACGATCCGCGCGCGGGCGGCAATGCCGTGCAGCAGCTCGACGATGTCGAGATAGAAGAGGCCGCCGGGCTGGGGAACGAGCACCCCCGGGATCACGGCGGGGTCGAGCCCGTCGCAGTCGAGCGTGATGATGCAACGACTGTCCGGCGCGATCTGCGCCAGGATGGGCTCCACGCCGTGTCGCCGTACCGACGCAGCGCTGAACAAGCTCACGCCCCAGGCGCGCGCATCGGCGAGGTCGTCGCCGCGCGAGCCGCCAACGCCGCGCTGGCCGACCTGGATGATCCGCTCCACCCACGGCATCTCGCTGGCGCGGCGCATCGTGCTCGAGAAGGTGTGCTTGAGACCGCCACGCTCGTCGCGCCAGTCGAGATGCGCATCGATCTGCACGATGGTGAGCGGACCACACGATTCAAAGCCGGCGAAAAAGGGAATCGGAACGGAATCGTCGCCGCCGAGGAGCACGGGCACGGCGCCCGCCTTCACGATCGACGCCGTCGTCGCGGAGATCAATGCGCGGTTCTCCAGCGGCGTCGCCGGGCTCGTTGCGAGATCACCAAGGTCGACCACCCGCAGTCCGGGCGCGAGCAGAGGTCCATCCTGGTCGAAGTCCCACCGCAGCAAGTCTGACGCGATCGACTGCGTGCTGTCACGCAGGGCGGACGGAGCCCGAGCCGCATGGCTCGCCCGACCGGGCAAGTGGGGGGTCGCCTCCGCTGCACCGAAGATCGCAATGCTGACGCCGGACAACGCCTGCTGTCCGGCATCAGGAACACCAAGGAAGGTGCGGCCTTGCGGCGTGTCCATCGACATGAATCCGTCCCCCGGTCACGCACACATGCCGCGGCGAGTGCAGCGGCATGTGGCTCGCGACCGGAACAGCCTGGGCGATGCAGTTTGCCCCTACTCCGTCTGCTCCACCGCGGCCGGCATCTTCGCGACCGACATTAGGGACCGCGCGACCTGGTTGAGCAGCTGATCCGCGTTCTCCTCCTCCGCCAGCGACTTCGACAGCAAAGCGACGATGGCGCTGTGGCGAAGCTGCTGCGCGAGGTTGCGCGCGGTGGTGTAGCCGGCGATCTCGTAATGCTCGACGCGCTGCGCTGCGCCGATCAAGGCGAGATCGGCGGCTGCGTCCTCCTTGTCCTCACCCTCACCAATGATCTCCTGTCCTTCCTCGACGAGACCCATCATTCCTCTGCAGGGCTTGGCCCGTGCGGTCTTGCCGAGCAGCTCGAAGCATTCGTTGATGCGCTCGATCTGAGCCTCGGTCTCGGCAAGATGCAGCTCAAACAGCTCACGCAACTGATCGAACCGCGCCGCTTCCGCCATTTTCGGCAGCGCCTTGGTCAATTGTTTCTCGGCGTGGAGGATATCGCGAAGCTCGTCGAGCAGGAGATCGCCGAGCCCGGCTTCGTCCACCGGCGGCGAGCTCTCGGTCACGATGGCGATTGCCGGCCCGGGCTCGCCGGCCTGGATCGCCGGCGACTCCGTGAAGACCCAGTCGCCGCCCTCATTCCACGGGCCGCGGGTGTCGATCTCGCCGTGATCGCCGGCCCCCGTCGAGTCATTGAAGAACTGGTTGACGAGACCCGGCGTCGGCGCGATGCGGCCGATGCTGAAAGCGGGCTTGCTCATGCTCTCGAGCGCCAGGGCAAACGCCTTCATATGGGTGATTTCGCGGGTCATCAGGAATTGCAGAGCATCCTTGCTGCCGGCGTCGTCGCAGAAATTGATCAGCCGCTCGTAGACGATCTTGGCACGCGCTTCCGCCGCGATGTTGCTGCGCAGATCGACATCCAGCTCGCCGGTGATCTTCAGATAATCGGCGGTCCAGGCGTTGCCTTGCGAATTGAACAGATTGACGCCACCGCCTCCGGCGATCGCGATCAGCGGATCAGCCTCGGCCGCCTGCCGGTCGAATTTCGACGGCTTCAGATGCATGCGCGCCAATGTGCCGACGACTTCGAGATGACTCAGCTCTTCCGTGCCGATGTCCATCAGCAGATCCTTGCGATCCGGATCTTCGCAATTGAGACCCTGAATTGAGTATTGCATGGCGGCGGCCAGCTCGCCGTTGGCACCTCCGAACTGTTCAAGCAGCATGTTCCCGAAACGGGGGTCCGGCTCGTCGACGCGAACGGTGAACATCAGTTTCTTGACGTGGTGATACATAGGGGAAAGACCTCGGGCTTGGGAAAAGACCACCTCCCGAACGGACGCGCGTTACGGTTGTTCCTATCGCGATGGAAGAAGCCGCACCCGCATCGACGCGGATGCCGACCTGCCCTGCCATGCACGTGCATCAGGCTGATCAGACGACGGACGCTTCGGCAGGCATGCGCGAAGGCGGGTCCGTTGTCCGGAAGGACTTCGCCGGGAGGTTGCTGCCGTATTCTTGCGGGACTCGCCTTTCGATGAGGACGCCTATCCAGCCGAAAGGACTGGATCGGTTGCCTTTTTCGGCGCTCAGCCTCTTTTTGGTCCCATTCCTTGCCGAAACGTAGCGCTTTCGGGACGCCCCGGCCGCCTCTGGCTGCCAGTCTTCGCCACTCACCAAGTTTCAATTTGGGTTTTGTGACCGATGATCGATCTCGCCCAGGACACACCGTCCACCCCCCTTCTTCGTCTCGGCGCCCAGCCCATCGCGCTGACCGCCGCAGCGCTCCTGCTCCTGATCGCGGGGGTCACCTCGATCGCGATCTGGCGTGCCTATACCGGGGCCGCACCTGAGACCGACCGGGTGGTGGCATCGCGGCAGCTCCAGGCACGGACCGCCCAGGCCTCCGAGCAGCTCGTCGAGAAGACCAAGGGGCTGGAGGCGACCCAACAGGAATCGATCGACCAGCTCCAGGTGGTGCAGGATCAGCTCCAGACCATGAAGCGGCTGATGGCGGCGCAGCAGGCCGATACCAAGCGCCTGTCCGAGCAGGTCGCGGCGCTGAACGAGTCCATCGACGGCCTGCGGCAGTCATTTGCCAGCGCACGGGCGACCGAGGTTGAGACACCCACGGTTACCCGCAGGAAACCGGCGCGGCACCGCGTCCATGCCAGTGCGCGCAAGGGCTCGCGCGGCTGAGCAGCTCACGAAACCGCGACTAATTTTTTCGACTTGTGAACTGGATCACATTCACCCGTGTGATTCCGCGCGATGCTCGCGGCTACCGGATGGCGTGAGCCGATTTCAATGTCCGGGGCTGGCAAGGTCGTTGACGGTATACTGCGTCAACGGCCTTGTTTTTTTGGCCGGTCAGCCGGCGTGAAGGACGCTATTCGCAGACGTCGACGCGGCGGATACGCCAGCCTGCCGGCGTCATGACGCGCTTGCGCACCACGTAGCAGCCGCCATAGCCATCATCGTAGCCGTAGCCGGTACCATAATAGTAGGGATCCCCGTAATAGGGGTACCCATAGCCGTAGCCGTAATAGCCGCCATACAAGCCGGCGCCGGCGATGCCCGCCCCGATCGCGACCCCGGGCCAGAAGCCGCCGCCACGCCAATGGCCGCCATGGCCCCAGCCGCCCCCGCCATGACCCCAACCTCCATGACCCCAGCCGCCATGTCCGAAGCCGCCATGTCCGAAGCCCCGCGCCTGGGCCGCCTGCGGCACCGACAGCCCGACCACGGTGACGGCCAGCGCCGCCATTATCATCCTGCGTAACATCACTCGATCCTCTGCGCGGACACGCTCCACGCTTCAAAGTGGGATCAAGCTATCGTCACTTGGGCATTCCGGACAGCCACACTGCCTCACTTCCGCGCGAGCGTTCAGCAGCCGCGACAGATGCTCTTGAGCTTCTTGTCGAGCATACGATTCTCGGCATTGACGGTCGCATCAGCCGCGCCGCCGGCGCCTGTGCCGGTCGTGACTCCGGAGCCCGGTCCGGAAGATTGAGCCGTGCCCAGGCTGTTGGTCCCGGGCGGCGGGGCCGG encodes the following:
- a CDS encoding GntR family transcriptional regulator — translated: MAAKSRPKSDAPDASDRVSRIREGVTAAILEHRLLPGTKLGEDEIGEIYGASRTLVRTALQQLAHEGIVNIEKNRGAFVARPTPADAREVFEARRLIEPTIVDHAIDAVSPEWIDRLQHHLTEEREAELRGDARASVRLSGEFHKLVAEMSGHSIYLGFLKELIARSSLIILLYRRHDTPACGTDHHAGIVAAIRKRDREAARAQMLSHLSEIEAELFLKDPAADELRLADVLGA
- a CDS encoding ABC transporter ATP-binding protein is translated as MATPAALELVAVTKRYDTTLAVDAVNLKIPAGTYCCLLGPSGCGKTSTLRMIAGHEAVSEGDIILGAQNVTDLPPAERGTAMMFQSYALFPHLSVLDNVAFALKMRGIDKPTRHKRAGELLELVAMSQYAARLPAQLSGGQQQRVALARALITEPQILLLDEPLSALDPFLRVKMRGELKRLQRELGISFIQVTHGQEEAMALADHIVVMNHGKIEQQGTARDIFHHPRTEFVARFIGGHNVLSDAGKLIAVRADQLGIVPFADGAFGAPALLTQTEYQGSYIAVSLTLDDGTALFSHLPEATFDVHPFRPGDRVLATWDPAKAQRLQ
- a CDS encoding ABC transporter substrate-binding protein: MTETTRTKGVSRRTLLKGTAGLAGLAAGSGAITGFPYVKSADAKVLRYLGTAVNEGDDISKQCLKDTGIKIEYITATTDDVTKRVMTQPNSFDVLDTEYFSLKKLVPSGNILALDAKKIKEFDNITPVFTKGETPGGKKIGGQGTAPWKVLYLEGKDSKKFATSATEFVTLIPTVYNADTLGIRPDLIKRPISTWAELLNPEFKGKASILNIPSIGIMDAAMVVEATGKYKYADKGNMTKEEIDLTMKVMTEAKKAGQFRAFWKDFNESVNLMASGETVIQSMWSPAVTKVRSMGIPCTFQPLKEGYRSWASGFCVSKGVSGAKLEWAYEFVNWFLSGYAGAYLNRQGYYSAVLPTAKAHMEPYEWAYWMEGKPAEKDIKAPDGSLLEKAGAVRDGGSYEDRMGGVACWNAVMDENDYMVRKWNEFIAA
- a CDS encoding ABC transporter permease, translating into MDMSEEVLQQASPGLIPGSGTARAAKPTRLSPSFISWLQAGPMMLVFLAFFLIPLVFVVIVSFWDYNEYQLLPALSGRGYTDTFEGCIAQLPDLCTIAKTYLKTLKLCFLVWAITLFIGFWVAYFLAFHVKSKTWQMGLSLLCTIPFWTSNVIRMIAWIPLLGRNGLVNSGLTKAGLINHPIEWLLFSEFSVVLALVHLFTFFMVVPIFNSMVRIDKSLIEAAYDAGATGFQTLVNVIIPLAKPGIVIGSIFVITIVMGDFITIGVMGGQQIAAAGKIIETRVNALQFPAAAANAVILLAITFLIITMMSRIVDIKKEL
- a CDS encoding ABC transporter permease gives rise to the protein MKEGRPRSFYVLAIFFAAYVLFLYGPMIAIYVLSFQGPQGGLTFPMNGVSTFWIAKLFQGTGIVDLGAAFRRSLLLGVIVMIVTVVLSVAAGMAFRRKFKAQSILFYSAIASLIVPSIITSLGISLEFRIIDDLIKAHWNENFETSMGLLTSGLGAHLTWTLPFGLLIMFAIFNRFDPRLEEAARDLGATPWQTFRHVVLPIILPSVIGIGLFGFTLSWDELARSSQAIGAVNTLPLDLQGLTTTVTNPDIYALGTVISAVSFTVITLALGTIHMLNKRQAAKGSDAGQGLV
- a CDS encoding aspartate/glutamate racemase family protein, whose translation is MRLHVVNPNTTASMTAKIAAAARAVALPGTVIDARQPTMGPVSIEGFYDEAFAVPGMLGCIREADRDGAEAHIIACFDDTGLDAARAVAKVPVIGIGEAGFHMASLIAARFAVVTTLGVSIVPIEHNLKKYGLADRCARVRAAEVPVLALEERNTDALAKIAAEITAAIRDDRTEAIVLGCAGMADLASELAAAHGLPVIDGVAAAVTLAESLVRLGLKTSRLGPYAAPRSKTYSGPFSPFQPDT
- a CDS encoding arginase family protein; amino-acid sequence: MSMDTPQGRTFLGVPDAGQQALSGVSIAIFGAAEATPHLPGRASHAARAPSALRDSTQSIASDLLRWDFDQDGPLLAPGLRVVDLGDLATSPATPLENRALISATTASIVKAGAVPVLLGGDDSVPIPFFAGFESCGPLTIVQIDAHLDWRDERGGLKHTFSSTMRRASEMPWVERIIQVGQRGVGGSRGDDLADARAWGVSLFSAASVRRHGVEPILAQIAPDSRCIITLDCDGLDPAVIPGVLVPQPGGLFYLDIVELLHGIAARARIVGFDLVELVPDADVRGLGVLAASRILCVALGCIGRQRSALRERRPKAR
- a CDS encoding DUF892 family protein encodes the protein MYHHVKKLMFTVRVDEPDPRFGNMLLEQFGGANGELAAAMQYSIQGLNCEDPDRKDLLMDIGTEELSHLEVVGTLARMHLKPSKFDRQAAEADPLIAIAGGGGVNLFNSQGNAWTADYLKITGELDVDLRSNIAAEARAKIVYERLINFCDDAGSKDALQFLMTREITHMKAFALALESMSKPAFSIGRIAPTPGLVNQFFNDSTGAGDHGEIDTRGPWNEGGDWVFTESPAIQAGEPGPAIAIVTESSPPVDEAGLGDLLLDELRDILHAEKQLTKALPKMAEAARFDQLRELFELHLAETEAQIERINECFELLGKTARAKPCRGMMGLVEEGQEIIGEGEDKEDAAADLALIGAAQRVEHYEIAGYTTARNLAQQLRHSAIVALLSKSLAEEENADQLLNQVARSLMSVAKMPAAVEQTE